The following coding sequences lie in one Halogeometricum rufum genomic window:
- a CDS encoding outer membrane protein assembly factor BamB family protein has product MRPPRLTRRRLLVAGGLSLAASLALDPSLVVADDAGSEAVTDWPMPRRDPARTGFDPAGVAPRGDLSVAWEAPVPDAAYRTRSLAVADGAVYAVGRDAVVARDAATGTLRWRFDGRKRPWRESLQFSSPPLASDGGLLVAAETEVLEFGTASGRLRWSYDETTSVETPLLAAGSVYCPDATDGTAVLDATTGLPRDRSPLRTELDPLAFRGGLLVGRGDAPDELAAVDARTGRREWRLTLGVADPSSLSPCVGRDAVYYGSGPLYAVSLGDGDVLWEGDVGVRRSALRPVTDGDRVFVAAGDGASPFAAALDAATGDRLWRTDVPVPRDGLAAVVGETLYLPTSDGFVALDATDGAEVGRFEASTDEGDVRSPVVADGTVYVGVGGTLYAVEGSA; this is encoded by the coding sequence GTGCGCCCTCCCCGCCTCACCCGCCGTCGCCTCCTCGTCGCGGGCGGCCTGTCGCTCGCGGCCAGCCTCGCCCTCGACCCGTCGCTCGTCGTCGCCGACGACGCCGGTTCCGAAGCGGTCACCGACTGGCCGATGCCGCGGCGCGACCCCGCGCGGACCGGGTTCGACCCCGCCGGCGTCGCCCCGCGCGGCGACCTCTCGGTCGCGTGGGAGGCCCCCGTTCCCGACGCGGCGTATCGCACGCGGTCGCTCGCCGTCGCCGACGGTGCCGTCTACGCCGTCGGACGCGACGCCGTCGTCGCCCGCGACGCCGCCACCGGGACGCTCCGCTGGCGCTTCGACGGCCGGAAGCGACCGTGGCGCGAGTCCCTCCAGTTCTCGTCGCCGCCGCTGGCGTCCGACGGCGGCCTTCTCGTCGCCGCCGAGACGGAGGTACTGGAGTTCGGTACCGCGTCCGGACGCCTCCGCTGGTCGTACGACGAGACGACGAGCGTCGAGACCCCGCTCCTCGCCGCCGGGAGCGTCTACTGCCCGGACGCCACTGACGGGACCGCCGTCCTCGACGCGACGACCGGACTCCCGCGCGACCGGTCGCCGCTTCGGACGGAACTCGACCCGCTGGCGTTCCGCGGCGGCCTCCTCGTCGGCCGCGGCGACGCCCCGGACGAACTCGCGGCGGTGGACGCCCGGACGGGTCGCCGCGAGTGGCGACTGACGCTCGGTGTCGCCGACCCCTCGTCGCTCTCGCCGTGCGTCGGCCGGGACGCCGTCTACTACGGGAGCGGCCCGCTGTACGCGGTTTCGCTCGGCGACGGCGACGTGCTGTGGGAGGGCGACGTCGGCGTGCGACGCTCGGCCCTCCGGCCCGTCACCGACGGCGACCGGGTGTTCGTCGCGGCCGGCGACGGCGCGTCGCCGTTCGCTGCCGCCCTCGACGCCGCGACGGGCGACAGACTGTGGCGGACCGACGTTCCGGTGCCGCGCGACGGTCTCGCCGCCGTCGTCGGCGAGACGCTGTACCTCCCGACGAGCGACGGGTTCGTCGCCCTCGACGCGACCGACGGGGCGGAGGTCGGCCGGTTCGAGGCATCGACCGACGAGGGCGACGTTCGCTCGCCAGTCGTCGCGGACGGCACCGTCTACGTCGGCGTCGGCGGGACGCTGTACGCCGTGGAGGGTTCGGCGTGA